The Acidimicrobiales bacterium genomic sequence CCTTCGGCGGGCACGGTCGCGGCGACGAAGACCATCCGACGCACACGGTGCGGAGAAAGGGCCGCGACACCCGGGATCACATAGCCACCTGAAGAATGGCCGACCAGGAGCACCTCACCCAGGCACTCGATGTCTTGAGCGACGGCCCGAACCCAGTCGTTCCGTCGGATCCTGGACAGGTCGGCGGGCCGGTAGCGACGGCCCGGGAGGTCGACCGCCACCGACGGCGACTGCAGATGTTCTCCGACCTGGTCCCACATGGTCGAGGTCATCGTGCCGCCGTGCACCAGCACCAGGGTGGGCAGGGCGCTCACCGCCCGGTCACAGCCCAAAGGGCGGCTTGCCCATCTGGTCACGGACCGTTACGACCTCGGAGTTGGTGAGGCTGCGACGTTGCCAGTTGGCCCCATCGACGACGAGGGTGTGGCCGGAGATGAAGCGGGCGTAGGGTGAGGCGAGGAAGGTGGCGGCCCATCCGAGCTCCCGCAGTCGGCCTACGCGCATCGCCGGCTGGCACCGGTCCTTCTCGTTGGTTCGGTCGAGGTTGCCCTTGATGTCGGCGCTCATGTCCTCGTGTGGGAACAAGCCCGGCACCAGGCCGTTCACCTGGATGCCGTAGGGACCCCACTCGACGGCGAGCGTCTCGACCATGTTCTTCACGCCGGCCTTCGCCGCAGCGGAGTGGGCGAAGCCGGGGCCCCCAGTCCACGCGTAGGAGGCGCCGATATTGATGATCGATCCCGGCGTGCCGGCACCCAGGTGGCGGCGGGCAAACTCGCGGGCACAGTAGAACGTGCCGTTGAGGGTGATGTCGACCACGGTCCGCCAGGCATTTGGCGACATCTCCTCGGTCGGAACGGGAAAGTTGGCGGCGGCGTTGTTGACAAGCACGTCCGGGAGGCGGAGATCCGTCTCGGCGGCGTCGAAGGCGGCGGCGACCTGGTCGGGCTGGCGGATGTCGCACGCCACGGTCACGACGGTCGTCCCCAGCTCGGCCAGCGCCTTCTTCCCTTCCGAGAGATGCTCGGGCCTGCGGCTGGCCAGCACGATGTCAGCACCGAGGCGGGCGAACTCTGTGGCCGTGGCCCTACCTAGACCGGTGCCACCACCGGTCACGAGGACAGTGCTGCCGCTGAACGTGTGCACCGGCAGCGCGGTGGCGCCCACCGGCGGCGGCTCGGGCAGACCAATCGTTTCGGTCATGTAGATGTCCTCAACTTCCGGTGGTGCGCATCTCCGACGTCGGGGTCGTGCCTGCCCCGGTGGGATCGACTCGTGTGCTCCCCGAGCTCGCAGGAGGCGGCAGTATATGAGTCGCAGGCAGCACCACCCGAATAATATATCTGATGCAAGAAGACGAACGATCGGCGATCCCGCCCAAGGAGAGAACTGCCATGGAGATAGCAAAGAAGAAGGCGGTGGTCGTCGGGGGGGCCTCCGGGATGGCCAGGGCCACGGCCGAGATGCTCCGTGCTCGCGGAGCCGACATC encodes the following:
- a CDS encoding SDR family oxidoreductase: MTETIGLPEPPPVGATALPVHTFSGSTVLVTGGGTGLGRATATEFARLGADIVLASRRPEHLSEGKKALAELGTTVVTVACDIRQPDQVAAAFDAAETDLRLPDVLVNNAAANFPVPTEEMSPNAWRTVVDITLNGTFYCAREFARRHLGAGTPGSIINIGASYAWTGGPGFAHSAAAKAGVKNMVETLAVEWGPYGIQVNGLVPGLFPHEDMSADIKGNLDRTNEKDRCQPAMRVGRLRELGWAATFLASPYARFISGHTLVVDGANWQRRSLTNSEVVTVRDQMGKPPFGL